Part of the Streptomyces sp. f51 genome is shown below.
GTGCGCGCGGTCACGCCCAGCCGCCCGGCGAGGTCCGCGCCCGACCATTCACGGTGGGCCTGGAGCAGTGAGAGCAGGCGCAGCAGTCGTGCGGAGGTCTCCAGCATGGCGCCGAGTCTGCCAGTGCTTGCGGACAACTCCTGTCCGCGAGGGGACGTTCCTCAGGGGCGGTAGGCGATCTGCGGTACGTCGAAGCAGTTCGTGTTCATGTCGCCCTGGGTGACCCAGCCCCTGCCGTCGCGCCAGCGGGCCACCGACAGACAGGTCCGGCGCGTCTTCGGCGGCTCGGGCAGCCGCTCGTAGGTGACGGGGAGCAGCAGCCCGCCCGCGGTGTAGGGCCTGCCCCGGTTCATGAACGCGTCGACGCAGGCCCGCGTGACGCCCGACGGAGGGCAGGACTTCGCCGCGTCCGTGAACCACCGTGCCGCGGCCCATCCCTCCAGCTGCCACTGGGAGTGGACCGGCAGCCCCTTGGTCGCGTCGCGGAACTCCCGTACGGCGGGGTCGCCGACGTCCTCGTAGTTGCGGCCGGCCCCCGTGGCCCACAGCGCGTTGCGGCAGCGCGGCGCGTCCTTGTAGTCCCCGGGCCCGGTGGAGGTCCAGTTCTGGACGTTGGTGACCTTGGCGATGACACGGGCGCCGACGCCGTCCATGGCCTTGCAGAGCTGGGCGTTGCCGTGGGTGTCCAGGGCGTCGAAGACGAGGTCGGCGCCCTGGGCCTTGAGGTCGGCCGCGGCGGCGCGGAAGTCGGGCAGCGCGAAGTCGACCTGTTCGGTGACGACCCGGTAGCCCTCGGTCCTGAGCCCCTGGGTGACCAGCCGGGCGTAGGCGGCGGAGGCGGACTGGTTGTAGGAGACTACGGCGGCGGTGCGGGCGCCGTGGACGCGCTTGAAGTAGCGGTAGACCTCGGTGCCGCCGTAGAGCTCGCCGTTCCAGCCGGGCGTGCCCCGGCGCGGTGCGAGGCTGCCGTAGATCCCGTACAGGTGCGGGTAGGTGTCGTAGGCGGCGCCGATGGGCTGGCCGCCGATGTCGGGCACTCCCGCTCGGGACACCTGGGGGGCGCCCGCGTAGTCGAGGGCGGTGGTGGCGACGAGTGCGACGACCTTGTCCTCGTCGATCAGCCGGTGCACGCACGCGCTGTCGCCGACACCGCTGCCGCCGTCGTCGCAGACCCGCACCTCGACGGGCCGGCCGCCGATGCCGCCGTGGGCGTCGAGCCGGTCGAAGAAGGCTTTCGCCCCGTCGCGCGGTCCGGTGAAGGCGGCGGCGCCGACGGGGCTGGTGGCACTGCTGATGATGCCGACCCGGATCGGCTCGGCGGACCGCGCGGGCGTGGGTGTGGCCCGGTTCTCGAAGTCGCTCTCGGGGAGCCGGCTGCCGCAGGCCGTGCCGAGCAGGAGCAGCAGGCCCGCGACGGCGGCACCGGTCGCCGTGTGCCGCACCGCGGGTCAGCAGCCCGGGACGGGGCTCGACGACCCGTTGCCGCTCAGCTGGACCAGCGCGCAGAGCGTGTTGACGGAGACCTTCCAGGTGCCGTTCTGCTCGACGGCGGTGCCGGAGGCGTTCGGCAGGGCGGTCGCGCCCTTCAGGGTCAGCGTGTAGGTCACGTTCGCCTCGGTCGGGGAGGTGAACTCGACCTTGTTCACCGTGGCCTTCACCTGCTGCCCGCGCTGGTCGCCGTTGAAGCCCTGGAGCACCGGGGCCATCCGGTCGCCGTTCTCCAGGACGGCCTGCTTCTCCTTGGCGGAGACGGCAGGGTCGAAGAACTTCTCCCAGTTCTGCTGGATCTCCTTCCGGGCCGCGGCCGGATCGGCCGGAGCCGTGGCGGAGGGCAGGCTGGTGGACTGCTGCGCCGAGGGTGTGGACGACGCGGAACTCCCGCCGCCGTTGTCCGCGCAGGCCGTGAGGGCGGCGGCGAGGACCAGGACCGCCGCACCCGCCATCGCCCTGACGTTCCCCCGCCTGAGGTCGCTCCCGAGAACCATCTGGCTCACCACCGGGTGTCGGTCCGGGCCGAATGCGCCCGTCGCTTTCAGGGTCGGCTTCCAGGGGGCATAGTGCAAGCCATCGGCTGACTTGGACAGATACCCGACGTGTGGGAGTCCGGATGCGGACAGCTCGACCGCGCAGCGTGCACCCCTTCCTGTGGGCCGGCTGGGCCGCCCTGGCCGCCGGAGCGGTGTTGTGCGTGATCGGCTGGTACGGCGTCTCGGGCGAGCGGTACGCGGAGCGCCAGCTGCCCTACCTCGCCTCCTGCACGGTGCCCGGTGCCGCGCTGATCGTCGCCGGCGCGGTGCTGCTGGCCCACGGCAGGAACGCCTCGGCGGCGGCCCGTGTCGAGGAGCTGTACGGGCTGCTGGTGGCCGCCGGGGCCGAGGACGCCGGGGAACCGGGGCCGGCGGCCACCGCGCCCGTGGCCGTCAGCGGCGATCTGCTCATGGTGCCGGGCGGC
Proteins encoded:
- a CDS encoding ABC transporter substrate-binding protein, coding for MRHTATGAAVAGLLLLLGTACGSRLPESDFENRATPTPARSAEPIRVGIISSATSPVGAAAFTGPRDGAKAFFDRLDAHGGIGGRPVEVRVCDDGGSGVGDSACVHRLIDEDKVVALVATTALDYAGAPQVSRAGVPDIGGQPIGAAYDTYPHLYGIYGSLAPRRGTPGWNGELYGGTEVYRYFKRVHGARTAAVVSYNQSASAAYARLVTQGLRTEGYRVVTEQVDFALPDFRAAAADLKAQGADLVFDALDTHGNAQLCKAMDGVGARVIAKVTNVQNWTSTGPGDYKDAPRCRNALWATGAGRNYEDVGDPAVREFRDATKGLPVHSQWQLEGWAAARWFTDAAKSCPPSGVTRACVDAFMNRGRPYTAGGLLLPVTYERLPEPPKTRRTCLSVARWRDGRGWVTQGDMNTNCFDVPQIAYRP